The Candidatus Binatus sp. genome segment TCGGCGAACTGCAGGTCGAGCTTCGGATCACCCAGATCCGGATTGCCGAGAGCAAGTAATTGCGCCTCCTTCTTCGCTACGCCGGGGCGCAGGAATTTGAGCACGCTCGCCGCGGGCAGAAACCGCAGGCCATACCGGTCGTTCAGGAAGCCGCCCTCCGGATTTTGCAACGCTGCAAAAGGCAGGTAGTGCAGCGCTCGGTACGGTCCAGACACATAGGTAACATTTTAGTCCAGGGACATGGGTAACAGTTTGATCACACTTACGGGTATCTCAATGGAGGTATCCCATGCCGTGGAGTCAGACATCACCTATGGACCAGAGAACGCAATTTATCGCAGATTACCTGCGCGAGTCACTTAGCACTACCGATCTTTGCGCCCTGTATGGGGTGTCACGCAAGACCGGGTATAAGTGGATCGATCGCTACCTTCGCCACGGCCCGACCGGCCTCGACGAGCGCTCGTGCAAACCCCGCGCATCACCGAACCAGACCGATCAGGAAATCGTGACCGCGATTCTGGAGATACGCCGGCGTCACCCTTCCTGGGGTGCGAAGAAGCTGCTCGTGCTGCTGCACAAAGGTCACCCGCGCTGGGACTTGCCGGGACGCTCTACCGTATGCGACATTCTGAGCCGTCATGGCCTGGTGCCCAAGCAGCGCCAGCGCCGACGCATCGGCCATCCG includes the following:
- a CDS encoding CHAT domain-containing protein; the encoded protein is MSGPYRALHYLPFAALQNPEGGFLNDRYGLRFLPAASVLKFLRPGVAKKEAQLLALGNPDLGDPKLDLQFA